A genomic stretch from Desulfotignum balticum DSM 7044 includes:
- the pnp gene encoding polyribonucleotide nucleotidyltransferase produces MEKTLTATVGGREFSISTGKMAKQASGAVVVQLGETVVLVTAVSAKNPKEDVSFLPLTVEYQERIYAAGRIPGNYFRREIGRPSEDETLRARQIDRPIRPLFTQGYNFETQVIATVLSTDKMCDPGILALVGASAALEISDIPFDGPIAGIKVGRINGEFVANPTLEQMMESDIDLTVAGSKTGVVMVEAGANIVSEKDMLDAIYFGHDAMQPIIAMQVELKNTLGKEKKVFVPAERDPELAAKVVDFAKDGIRERVQIKTKIERQNALSLYKDEVVEHFTQEYPDQGKEIKENFSKAVKEVSREITLTQNHRIDGRAFDEIRNITCEVGMLRRPHGSALFTRGETQVLGVMTLGSGPDEQRVETLAGNETRAFMLHYNFPPYSVGEVKRAGGPSRRDIGHGNLATRAIERILPDPADFEYTIRLVGEVMESNGSSSMGTICAGCLALMDGGVPIKAPVSGIAMGLIKDGDNTVILSDILGDEDHFGDMDFKVAGPEAGITALQMDIKIKELSKDVMEKALIQAKAGRLHILGEMLKTINTYREDISPHAPKILSITINPDKIRDIIGPGGKIIRALQADTNTTIEVDDSGLVKIAGENQEDAERALAMVADIALDPEIGAIYEGKVVKITDFGAFVNIKSGTDGLVHISELADYRVKKVTDVVKEGDVIKVKVLDITRDGKIKLSYKAVKADEKE; encoded by the coding sequence ATGGAGAAAACATTAACAGCGACAGTCGGCGGCAGGGAATTTTCCATCAGCACCGGCAAAATGGCCAAACAGGCATCCGGTGCGGTGGTGGTGCAGCTGGGCGAAACCGTGGTACTGGTGACGGCAGTGTCGGCAAAAAATCCCAAAGAGGATGTGAGTTTTCTGCCCCTGACCGTGGAGTATCAGGAACGAATTTATGCGGCCGGCCGGATTCCGGGCAACTATTTCCGGCGGGAGATCGGCCGGCCCTCTGAAGATGAAACATTGCGGGCCAGACAGATCGACCGGCCCATCCGTCCGTTGTTTACACAAGGATATAATTTTGAAACCCAGGTCATCGCCACTGTGCTGTCAACCGATAAAATGTGTGATCCGGGCATTCTGGCCCTGGTGGGGGCATCTGCGGCCCTGGAAATTTCAGATATCCCGTTTGACGGCCCTATTGCCGGTATCAAGGTGGGTCGTATCAACGGTGAGTTCGTTGCCAACCCCACCCTGGAACAGATGATGGAAAGTGACATCGATTTGACGGTGGCAGGCTCTAAAACCGGTGTGGTCATGGTGGAAGCCGGCGCCAATATCGTGTCGGAAAAAGACATGCTGGATGCCATTTATTTCGGTCATGATGCCATGCAGCCCATCATTGCCATGCAGGTGGAATTAAAAAACACCCTGGGCAAGGAAAAGAAAGTGTTTGTTCCCGCAGAACGGGACCCGGAACTGGCTGCCAAGGTCGTTGATTTTGCAAAAGACGGCATCCGCGAACGCGTCCAGATCAAGACCAAAATAGAACGTCAGAATGCGTTAAGCCTTTACAAGGATGAGGTGGTGGAACATTTTACCCAGGAGTATCCGGACCAGGGTAAGGAAATCAAGGAAAATTTCAGCAAGGCGGTCAAGGAAGTCAGCCGTGAGATCACCTTGACACAAAATCACCGCATTGACGGCCGGGCCTTTGATGAAATTCGTAACATCACCTGTGAAGTGGGAATGCTGCGAAGACCCCACGGCAGTGCGCTGTTTACACGGGGAGAAACCCAGGTCCTCGGAGTCATGACCCTGGGATCCGGCCCGGATGAGCAGCGGGTGGAAACCCTGGCCGGCAACGAGACCCGGGCGTTTATGCTGCATTACAATTTTCCTCCCTATTCCGTGGGAGAGGTGAAGCGGGCCGGCGGTCCCAGCCGCCGGGATATCGGTCATGGGAATCTGGCTACCCGTGCCATTGAGCGGATACTGCCGGATCCGGCCGATTTTGAATACACCATCCGGTTGGTGGGTGAGGTCATGGAGTCCAACGGGTCTTCCTCCATGGGCACGATCTGTGCCGGGTGCCTGGCGCTCATGGATGGCGGTGTGCCCATCAAGGCACCGGTTTCCGGTATTGCCATGGGATTGATCAAAGACGGGGACAACACCGTGATTCTGTCCGATATCCTGGGGGATGAAGATCATTTCGGGGATATGGATTTCAAGGTGGCCGGTCCTGAAGCCGGCATCACGGCCCTGCAGATGGATATCAAGATCAAGGAGCTGTCCAAAGATGTCATGGAAAAAGCCCTGATTCAGGCCAAAGCAGGCCGGCTTCATATTCTGGGAGAGATGTTGAAAACCATTAACACGTACCGGGAAGATATTTCTCCCCATGCCCCCAAAATTTTGAGCATCACCATCAATCCGGACAAGATCAGGGATATTATCGGCCCGGGCGGCAAGATTATCCGGGCCCTCCAGGCGGACACCAACACCACCATTGAAGTGGATGACTCCGGACTGGTGAAAATTGCCGGGGAAAATCAGGAGGATGCGGAGCGGGCTCTGGCCATGGTGGCGGATATCGCGCTGGATCCGGAAATCGGGGCCATCTATGAAGGCAAGGTCGTGAAAATTACCGATTTCGGGGCGTTTGTGAATATCAAATCCGGCACCGACGGCCTGGTGCATATTTCCGAGCTGGCCGACTACCGGGTCAAGAAGGTCACGGATGTGGTCAAAGAGGGGGATGTGATCAAAGTCAAGGTCCTGGATATCACCCGGGACGGGAAAATCAAGCTCAGCTACAAAGCTGTCAAGGCGGATGAAAAAGAATAA
- the truB gene encoding tRNA pseudouridine(55) synthase TruB codes for MKNGMVLINKPEGISSARVVSQVKKIFQVKKAGHTGTLDPFATGLLPIALGQATRLSRFFLGGAKQYRATVCLGIETDTYDRTGQIVHQADPRCLGAIEPEQVQHIVAGFKGKQRQIAPSFSALKHQGQPLYKLARQGKMIQKPARPIEIFFIRMIAVNLPEFELDIHCSGGTYIRSLAHDMGEQLGCGAHLSKLCRTGVSHFTLDQAHELEALPRLPLDRSMIPMTDCLSFLPRIQVDDAMTQKIGHGMKLSDHEVRSFQTEPVPAQTPVRVLDSTGRLIAVIEPDPDRPEYNYCCVFNR; via the coding sequence ATGAAAAACGGTATGGTGCTGATCAACAAGCCGGAAGGGATCTCTTCCGCCCGGGTCGTCAGTCAGGTCAAAAAGATATTTCAAGTAAAAAAAGCCGGACACACTGGAACGCTGGATCCCTTTGCCACAGGTCTTTTGCCGATCGCTTTAGGGCAGGCCACCCGGCTGAGCCGGTTTTTTCTGGGGGGCGCCAAGCAGTACCGGGCCACAGTGTGTTTGGGAATTGAAACCGACACCTATGACCGGACCGGTCAGATTGTCCATCAAGCAGATCCTCGATGTCTTGGCGCCATTGAACCCGAACAGGTACAACACATCGTGGCAGGATTCAAAGGAAAACAACGGCAGATCGCACCCAGCTTTTCAGCGCTGAAACACCAGGGTCAGCCTTTGTATAAACTGGCCCGTCAGGGGAAAATGATCCAGAAACCCGCCCGGCCCATTGAGATTTTTTTCATCCGGATGATTGCCGTGAACCTGCCGGAATTTGAACTGGATATCCATTGCTCCGGCGGAACCTATATCCGGAGTCTGGCCCATGATATGGGAGAACAGCTGGGGTGCGGCGCACATTTGTCAAAATTGTGCCGGACCGGTGTCAGCCATTTTACACTGGATCAGGCCCATGAATTGGAAGCATTGCCCAGGCTGCCTTTGGACAGATCAATGATTCCCATGACAGACTGTCTGTCTTTTCTGCCCCGGATACAGGTGGACGATGCCATGACCCAAAAAATCGGACATGGGATGAAACTGTCTGACCATGAGGTGCGTTCATTTCAGACAGAACCGGTGCCCGCACAGACCCCGGTCCGGGTCCTGGATTCGACAGGTCGGCTCATTGCCGTGATAGAACCGGATCCAGACCGGCCGGAATATAATTATTGTTGCGTTTTCAACCGGTAA
- the rbfA gene encoding 30S ribosome-binding factor RbfA → MKPYTRAERISIKIQQAITELLTKKISDPRIEMATVSRVKLTPDLRLASIYVTVFGDEDRIAATLAGFKNSKGFIKKHIAPQLGLKYMPELRFFHDDSFDKAARMDALIDSVVKDIPKDSDPGSGESE, encoded by the coding sequence ATGAAACCATATACCCGGGCTGAACGGATCAGCATAAAGATCCAGCAGGCCATAACCGAGCTTCTGACTAAAAAAATCAGTGATCCCAGAATAGAGATGGCCACGGTGTCCCGGGTCAAACTGACCCCGGACCTGAGGCTGGCCAGTATCTATGTGACGGTTTTCGGAGATGAGGACCGGATCGCAGCCACTTTGGCGGGCTTTAAAAACTCCAAAGGATTTATCAAAAAGCACATTGCTCCCCAGCTGGGACTTAAATATATGCCGGAACTGCGGTTTTTTCACGATGATTCATTTGACAAAGCTGCCAGAATGGATGCCCTGATCGATTCAGTGGTCAAAGATATCCCCAAAGATTCGGACCCCGGCAGCGGGGAATCTGAATAA
- the rimP gene encoding ribosome maturation factor RimP has translation MDLSHKSKQHVNLITQVAEDLCQGEGFELVHVETVTWNRQTIIRIYADKPGGITLGDCAAISRQLGDLLDVHLPDMGGYRLEVSSPGPHRPLKKKQDFHRFKGSQIKIETRASIQGKKRFTGTLEQIQEDAVVIEVDGERVEIPDLQIYKANLAGR, from the coding sequence ATGGATTTGAGTCATAAAAGTAAACAGCATGTGAACCTGATTACACAGGTGGCGGAAGACTTGTGTCAAGGGGAAGGGTTTGAACTGGTTCATGTGGAGACGGTTACCTGGAATCGTCAGACCATCATTCGGATCTATGCGGATAAGCCCGGTGGTATCACTCTGGGAGATTGTGCGGCTATCAGCCGCCAACTGGGGGATCTGCTGGATGTGCATCTCCCGGACATGGGCGGTTACCGTCTGGAAGTATCATCGCCCGGACCCCACCGGCCATTGAAGAAAAAACAGGATTTTCACCGGTTCAAGGGCAGTCAGATTAAAATAGAAACCAGGGCATCCATCCAGGGGAAAAAAAGATTTACCGGCACACTTGAACAGATACAAGAAGATGCAGTCGTGATCGAGGTGGATGGTGAACGGGTAGAAATCCCGGATCTGCAGATTTACAAGGCAAACCTTGCAGGCCGGTAA
- a CDS encoding proline dehydrogenase family protein, producing MINKLISQILPHMPEKLIWQFSKEYIAGKTTEQALEASRELNRNNTLVTLDILGEFIENMDQAKENRDQYINLINTMEATDVKGNYSIKPTMFGLLLDKQTCSDYMRDIVATAAGYGNFVRIDMENSPTVDDTIAIFRRIKAEFPKNVGLVLQAYLKRTRSDIEAMLDLKSDEADLNFRLCKGIYVESPAIAYKKYEEINAHYLEDLEFMFQSGIYPGIATHDKPLIEGALKLIQKYNIPKDRYEFQMLYGVTPKQRQDLADAGHKVRVYVPFGEHWFGYSTRRLKENPAMVTHIVKALFAKG from the coding sequence ATGATAAATAAACTTATCAGTCAGATTCTTCCCCATATGCCTGAGAAGCTGATCTGGCAGTTTTCAAAAGAGTATATTGCCGGGAAAACCACGGAACAGGCCCTGGAAGCGTCCAGGGAACTGAACCGGAACAATACCCTGGTCACCCTGGACATTCTGGGGGAATTCATCGAGAACATGGACCAGGCCAAAGAGAACCGGGATCAGTACATCAATCTGATCAACACCATGGAAGCCACCGACGTCAAGGGAAATTATTCCATTAAACCCACCATGTTCGGCCTTCTTCTGGACAAGCAGACCTGCTCCGACTATATGCGGGATATTGTGGCCACAGCGGCCGGGTATGGCAATTTTGTGCGCATCGACATGGAAAACTCCCCCACGGTGGACGATACCATCGCGATTTTCAGACGGATCAAGGCGGAATTTCCCAAAAATGTCGGACTGGTGCTCCAGGCGTACCTGAAACGGACCCGTTCCGATATCGAAGCCATGCTGGACCTGAAATCAGATGAGGCGGACCTGAATTTTCGGCTGTGCAAAGGGATTTATGTGGAATCCCCCGCCATTGCATACAAAAAATACGAAGAGATCAATGCCCATTATCTGGAAGATCTGGAATTCATGTTCCAGAGCGGCATCTATCCGGGTATTGCCACCCATGACAAGCCCCTGATCGAGGGCGCATTGAAGCTGATCCAGAAATACAATATCCCCAAAGACCGGTATGAATTTCAGATGCTGTACGGAGTGACCCCCAAACAGCGGCAGGATCTGGCGGATGCCGGCCACAAGGTGCGGGTGTATGTGCCGTTCGGGGAACACTGGTTCGGGTATTCCACCCGCCGGCTCAAGGAAAATCCAGCCATGGTCACCCATATTGTGAAGGCGTTGTTTGCCAAAGGATAA
- a CDS encoding MBL fold metallo-hydrolase, which produces MKKNNSFCICPLASGSKGNALLISTPDTAILVDAGLSGVELQRRMAAVGQDPADLSAIVITHEHIDHVRGAGVLGRRFNIPVYISSATHQACPGLGHVPELIHFECGTRFDIRDLVLNPFSISHDASDPAGLTLTWQACKIGIATDLGVVTNLVRTHLSGSSVLYLESNHDPEMLINGSYPWHLKQRIQSRTGHLSNNDAGTLLADLYHDQLHHVILAHLSEENNRPERALAEVGRCLNRPGIGLSVAGPDRPGKVIRITGEK; this is translated from the coding sequence ATGAAAAAGAATAATTCTTTTTGCATCTGTCCGCTGGCTTCCGGCAGTAAAGGAAACGCACTGCTGATCTCCACGCCGGACACCGCCATTCTGGTGGATGCCGGTTTGTCCGGCGTGGAGCTTCAGCGGCGGATGGCGGCGGTGGGACAGGATCCTGCTGATCTGTCCGCCATTGTCATCACCCATGAACATATCGACCATGTCCGGGGTGCCGGCGTCCTGGGACGGCGATTCAATATTCCGGTTTATATCTCTTCCGCCACCCATCAGGCCTGCCCCGGACTGGGCCATGTGCCTGAACTGATTCATTTTGAATGCGGGACCCGGTTTGACATCCGGGATCTGGTCCTGAATCCCTTTTCCATCTCCCATGACGCCTCGGACCCGGCCGGTCTGACCTTGACCTGGCAGGCGTGTAAAATCGGCATCGCCACGGATCTGGGGGTGGTGACCAACCTGGTGCGGACCCATCTGTCCGGTTCTTCAGTTCTTTATCTGGAATCCAATCATGATCCGGAGATGCTCATCAACGGATCTTATCCGTGGCATCTGAAGCAGCGGATTCAATCGCGCACCGGCCATCTGTCCAACAATGATGCCGGCACCCTTCTGGCGGACCTTTACCATGACCAGCTGCACCATGTGATCCTGGCCCATCTGAGCGAAGAAAACAACCGGCCTGAACGGGCCCTGGCCGAGGTGGGCCGGTGTCTGAACCGGCCGGGCATCGGTCTGTCCGTTGCCGGACCCGACCGGCCCGGAAAGGTGATTCGAATAACAGGGGAGAAATAA
- the rpsO gene encoding 30S ribosomal protein S15: MVLLAENKEEMIEQFKIHESDTGSPEVQVAILTHRISYLTEHLKVHKKDHHSRRGLLILVGRRRNLLDYVKKKDINRYRSLIDRLGLRR; the protein is encoded by the coding sequence GTGGTTTTATTAGCAGAAAACAAAGAAGAAATGATTGAGCAGTTCAAGATCCATGAGTCAGATACCGGGTCACCCGAGGTGCAGGTGGCCATTCTGACTCACCGCATCAGCTACCTGACCGAACATTTGAAAGTGCATAAAAAAGATCATCATTCCCGCCGGGGATTGTTGATTCTGGTCGGACGGCGCCGAAACCTGCTGGATTATGTCAAGAAAAAAGACATCAACCGGTATCGATCTTTGATCGATAGGCTGGGGCTCAGAAGATAA
- the infB gene encoding translation initiation factor IF-2, whose translation MAKLRVYELAKDLNMTNKALLNKLKELDIDAKSHMSSLEDSAIKQIKASLFGKSRQKEDLKVRPSVIRRRKKKAGRDPYMESREKPEDSAVSEMEVQKTEDTTDGRETAIDTPDAPPVAAEQKPAEKTSAAVPKSSEVSTPPKTSLTKKKKSEPARIIKPVKKTLPPEPEPVKPTPASEPVDTKTKQKSAAVSEPTPASAVSDDQKASEKKSPPAKEKSLKDDTAQEVPSTVQEKPSTVVTDKEAETTEKKPQKSDVSREAPATPETEEAKASKKKKKKKKSTPAKIVKKADPVVLENIRKTRAEEEKKDMSSERTARPAASNRSGAVATGPDTGAPFIPGEPDPGFRKKDRRKDEGPGDSFDGKRKKRKKKSVVEGEELYRGRGKKKRGKKDNRAKKGGFQKTQITTPKAIKRRIKIDEAIELAELAKRMGIKANEMIAKLMTMGVMATVNQTIDFETATLVAAEFDFEVEKASFEEDVLLQVETDNQDKGRMIKTPPVVTIMGHVDHGKTSLLDVIRKSKITSGEAGGITQHIGAYNVDTPKGGRITFLDTPGHAAFTAMRSRGAKVTDIVILVVAADDGVMPQTIEAINHSKAAGVPVVVAVNKMDKPGADPDRILRELAELDLLAEEWGGDVIFVRVSAKTGEGIDDLLEMVLLQSEVLELKANPDRNASGYVVESRLDTGRGAVATVLVKQGTLRDGDAIVCGLHSGKIRAMIDDLGNRIEEAGPSTPAEIVGLTGVPDAGDEFVAVATDKDAKQIANHRMQKQRAKELAKKSRANLEKMFENLGSEEIKELKLIVKADVQGSIEALNDSLKDLAKEEVDIKIIHSGVGTINESDVGLASVSDAIIIGFNVRPTPQIRKMAKDENVDMRFYDIIYDVINDIKAALDGMMPSTFHEIIIGRAEVRDTFVVPKIGTIAGCHIAEGKVIRGKKVRLLREGVIKCDTQLSSLRRFKDDVKEVEQGYECGIGLAKYNDIKAGDIIECYEVEERKYMPQKEN comes from the coding sequence ATGGCGAAACTCAGAGTATACGAATTGGCAAAAGATCTGAACATGACAAACAAGGCACTGCTCAATAAACTCAAAGAGCTCGATATTGATGCAAAGAGCCATATGAGTTCTTTGGAGGACAGTGCAATCAAACAGATCAAAGCCAGTTTGTTCGGCAAGTCCAGACAAAAAGAAGACCTCAAGGTCCGGCCTTCGGTAATACGTCGGCGTAAAAAGAAAGCCGGGCGTGATCCGTATATGGAATCCCGGGAAAAACCGGAGGATTCTGCCGTATCGGAAATGGAGGTACAGAAAACCGAAGATACCACAGACGGGCGGGAAACAGCCATTGATACACCGGACGCCCCACCGGTGGCGGCTGAACAGAAACCTGCTGAAAAAACATCTGCCGCTGTTCCGAAATCCTCTGAAGTGTCAACGCCTCCAAAAACCTCTTTGACAAAAAAGAAAAAATCCGAGCCTGCCAGAATTATTAAACCGGTAAAAAAGACGCTTCCCCCGGAGCCGGAACCGGTCAAGCCGACACCTGCCTCAGAACCTGTGGACACAAAAACAAAACAAAAATCAGCAGCTGTTTCGGAGCCGACACCCGCATCTGCAGTATCGGATGATCAAAAAGCGTCGGAAAAAAAATCACCACCGGCAAAAGAAAAAAGTTTGAAAGACGATACCGCCCAAGAGGTGCCTTCGACTGTCCAGGAAAAGCCTTCGACTGTTGTGACAGATAAGGAAGCGGAAACAACAGAAAAGAAACCTCAAAAATCAGATGTTTCCCGGGAAGCGCCGGCAACACCGGAGACTGAAGAGGCAAAAGCATCCAAAAAGAAAAAGAAAAAAAAGAAATCCACCCCGGCCAAAATTGTGAAAAAAGCGGATCCGGTGGTTTTGGAAAATATTCGGAAAACAAGGGCGGAAGAAGAGAAAAAAGACATGAGTTCAGAGCGAACTGCCCGACCGGCTGCATCGAATCGATCCGGTGCGGTTGCAACCGGTCCGGATACAGGTGCGCCGTTTATTCCAGGCGAACCGGATCCGGGATTCAGAAAAAAAGATCGTCGCAAGGATGAGGGTCCAGGCGATTCGTTTGACGGAAAACGCAAAAAACGCAAAAAGAAATCAGTGGTGGAAGGAGAAGAACTCTACCGGGGCCGCGGTAAAAAGAAACGGGGCAAAAAAGACAACCGGGCCAAAAAAGGGGGGTTCCAGAAAACCCAGATCACAACCCCCAAGGCGATCAAGCGGCGGATCAAGATTGACGAGGCCATTGAGCTGGCAGAACTGGCCAAACGGATGGGAATCAAGGCCAATGAGATGATTGCCAAACTCATGACCATGGGTGTGATGGCCACGGTCAACCAGACCATTGATTTTGAAACAGCAACCCTGGTGGCGGCGGAATTTGATTTTGAAGTGGAAAAAGCCAGTTTTGAAGAAGATGTTCTGCTTCAGGTCGAAACCGATAATCAGGATAAGGGCCGCATGATCAAGACCCCTCCCGTGGTCACCATCATGGGACATGTGGACCATGGGAAAACATCATTGCTGGATGTCATCCGAAAATCCAAAATTACCAGCGGAGAGGCCGGCGGAATCACCCAGCACATCGGAGCGTATAACGTGGATACCCCCAAAGGCGGGCGGATCACGTTTCTGGACACCCCGGGCCATGCCGCTTTTACCGCCATGCGATCCAGAGGGGCCAAGGTCACGGATATTGTGATTCTGGTGGTGGCGGCGGATGACGGAGTCATGCCCCAGACCATTGAGGCCATCAACCATTCCAAAGCTGCCGGTGTGCCGGTGGTGGTGGCCGTGAACAAAATGGATAAACCCGGGGCGGACCCGGATCGTATCTTGCGGGAACTGGCTGAACTGGACCTTTTGGCGGAAGAATGGGGCGGAGACGTGATTTTTGTCAGAGTGTCCGCCAAAACCGGTGAAGGGATCGATGATCTGCTGGAAATGGTACTGCTCCAGTCCGAAGTGCTGGAACTCAAGGCCAATCCGGACCGGAATGCCAGCGGTTATGTGGTGGAATCCCGGCTGGATACCGGCCGGGGGGCCGTGGCCACGGTGCTGGTGAAGCAGGGGACCCTGCGGGATGGAGATGCCATCGTGTGCGGGCTCCACTCCGGCAAAATCCGGGCCATGATCGATGATCTGGGCAACCGGATTGAGGAAGCCGGTCCCTCCACACCGGCGGAAATCGTAGGATTGACCGGGGTCCCGGATGCCGGAGACGAGTTTGTGGCTGTGGCGACAGACAAGGATGCCAAACAGATCGCCAATCACCGTATGCAGAAACAGCGGGCCAAAGAACTGGCCAAAAAGAGCCGGGCCAACCTGGAGAAAATGTTCGAGAACTTAGGTTCCGAGGAAATCAAAGAGTTGAAGCTGATCGTCAAAGCGGATGTCCAGGGGTCCATCGAAGCATTGAACGATTCCCTCAAGGATCTGGCCAAAGAGGAAGTGGATATCAAGATTATCCATTCCGGAGTCGGTACCATCAATGAATCGGATGTGGGCCTGGCCAGTGTGTCGGATGCCATTATCATCGGATTCAATGTCAGACCCACACCCCAGATCCGGAAAATGGCCAAGGACGAAAATGTGGACATGCGGTTCTATGATATCATCTATGATGTGATCAATGATATCAAGGCGGCTCTGGACGGCATGATGCCCTCCACTTTTCATGAAATTATCATTGGGCGTGCCGAGGTGCGGGACACTTTTGTGGTGCCTAAAATCGGCACCATTGCCGGATGCCACATTGCCGAAGGCAAGGTGATCCGGGGCAAGAAGGTAAGGCTGCTCAGAGAAGGTGTGATCAAGTGTGATACCCAGCTGTCCTCTCTGCGCCGATTCAAGGATGATGTCAAGGAAGTGGAACAGGGGTATGAATGCGGCATCGGTCTGGCCAAATACAATGATATCAAGGCGGGCGATATCATCGAGTGTTATGAAGTGGAAGAAAGAAAATATATGCCCCAGAAAGAGAACTGA
- the nusA gene encoding transcription termination factor NusA, with the protein MLITDIKRVIDQVSREKGIDPEVLINTLKEAIVSAARKKLGPRADIEVHYDGKTGEVEVFHFKEVVEEVEFPDNELTLEQGYEFDPECEIGDSLGIRIDTEEFGRIAAQSAKQVIIQKMREAERNAVYENFIHKKGKIINGIVQRFDRGSIIVNLGQAEAVLRPREQMPRENYKRGDRIRAYVLDVLEESKGAQILLSRTHPEFLMELFKTEVPEVAEGIVTLQGAARVPGVRAKIAVSSTDSDVDPVGACVGMKGNRVQNIVQELRGEKIDIVQWSPDVARFVCNALSPAEISRVIIDEDNRSMEVIVNDEYLSIAIGKGGQNVSLACEITGWHLEVTSEEEYSREVKLGYDSLMKLENVGLPMAEILFKSGYASLMDIVETSPEELASVMGVSEEEADATIAQAKKRLMEEQAAAEISPHLSEKEEQPEAEEQPEADDTADETDSDVMDENEAKP; encoded by the coding sequence ATGCTTATCACAGATATTAAAAGAGTGATCGATCAGGTCAGCCGTGAAAAAGGCATTGACCCCGAGGTATTGATAAATACCCTCAAAGAAGCCATTGTTTCCGCAGCCAGAAAAAAACTGGGTCCACGTGCGGACATCGAGGTGCACTATGATGGCAAAACCGGTGAGGTCGAAGTGTTCCATTTTAAGGAAGTGGTGGAAGAAGTGGAATTTCCGGACAATGAACTGACTCTGGAACAAGGGTATGAGTTTGATCCCGAGTGCGAGATCGGAGACAGTTTAGGGATCCGGATTGACACGGAAGAGTTCGGCCGCATCGCGGCCCAGTCCGCCAAACAGGTGATTATTCAGAAAATGCGGGAAGCTGAACGCAATGCCGTGTATGAAAATTTTATTCATAAAAAAGGTAAAATCATCAACGGGATCGTCCAGCGGTTTGACCGGGGCAGCATCATTGTCAATCTGGGGCAGGCGGAAGCGGTGCTGCGGCCCAGAGAGCAGATGCCCAGGGAAAATTACAAACGGGGAGACCGGATCCGTGCGTATGTGCTGGATGTTCTGGAAGAGTCCAAAGGGGCTCAGATCCTTTTGTCCCGGACTCATCCGGAGTTTTTGATGGAACTGTTTAAAACCGAAGTCCCGGAAGTGGCCGAGGGTATTGTGACACTTCAGGGAGCGGCCCGGGTACCGGGTGTCCGGGCGAAAATTGCCGTGTCATCCACGGATTCCGATGTGGATCCCGTGGGGGCCTGTGTGGGAATGAAAGGAAACCGGGTCCAGAATATTGTTCAGGAGCTTCGGGGAGAAAAAATCGATATTGTTCAATGGAGTCCGGATGTGGCCCGTTTTGTCTGCAATGCCCTGTCTCCTGCTGAAATCTCCCGTGTGATTATCGATGAGGACAACCGGTCCATGGAAGTGATTGTCAATGATGAATATCTGTCGATTGCCATCGGCAAGGGAGGCCAGAATGTGTCTTTGGCCTGTGAAATTACCGGGTGGCATCTGGAAGTGACGTCTGAAGAAGAATACAGCCGGGAAGTCAAACTCGGGTATGACAGTCTCATGAAACTGGAAAATGTCGGTCTGCCCATGGCGGAAATTTTATTCAAGTCCGGATACGCCTCTTTGATGGATATCGTGGAAACGTCACCGGAAGAACTGGCGTCCGTGATGGGAGTTTCCGAGGAGGAAGCCGACGCGACCATTGCACAGGCAAAAAAGCGATTGATGGAAGAACAGGCGGCTGCGGAAATTTCCCCACATCTTTCTGAAAAAGAGGAACAACCCGAAGCAGAGGAACAACCCGAAGCCGATGATACGGCAGATGAAACCGACTCCGATGTCATGGATGAGAACGAGGCTAAACCGTAA